From Populus trichocarpa isolate Nisqually-1 chromosome 19, P.trichocarpa_v4.1, whole genome shotgun sequence, a single genomic window includes:
- the LOC7459206 gene encoding chromo domain-containing protein LHP1 — protein sequence MLNGFGQKLPSLNPRVSSVRSYQVLLTGLVSISVSLTRTHLVLVRVVGLGLCHLSTAVYIYLIVYINTDNQTQTPKQKKITFLPSKKNQTFLNTMKGKRKATANPVLTDAAEGSSSNLFETQVREGNVDEEEERIWAYNGENREETEGEEEEDDDDEEEEEEEEDSKGEQERDNLFDEERTKLDEGFFEIEAIRRKRVRKGQLQYLIKWRGWPETANTWEPLENLQSCADVIDAFEESLQSGKSFRKRKRKHGGPHTQSKKKQSRSSTSYNVLDVEISIADKHLPSAPLSSSLLGDLPSPLQFISSDPGGESNGEANNVKTFKQIDENGSMNGSKHIFPRKEDNEYDPKLSELRGTIPNIDVNTNNLAIHFHEEKTLEGNGLANGLPKVDYDPVQNSQRTGARKRKSGSVKRFKKDSVKPAFLHNSSANFSVGSTGGVAQLGIENPSLTWGNSSHMPTAENTINALAITKILKPTGFSASVSDNVQDVLITFRALRSDGQEVTVDNRFLKANNPHLLINFYEQHLKYST from the exons ATGCTGAACGGATTTGGGCAGAAATTACCATCCCTAAACCCCAGAGTCTCAAGTGTCAGGAGTTACCAAGTTTTGTTGACAGGTCTGGTATCCATCTCTGTCTCTCTCACACGCACACATTTGGTGTTGGTACGTGTGGTAGGTCTAGGACTCTGCCATCTTTCCACTGcagtatatatttatttaattgtatacaTAAACACAGACAACCAAACCCAAactccaaaacaaaagaaaatcacatttcTTCCCTCCAAAAAGAATCAAACTTTTTTGAATACGATGAAGGGAAAGAGGAAGGCAACTGCAAATCCAGTGTTGACTGATGCTGCAGAGGGCAGTAGTAGCAACTTATTTGAGACCCAAGTGAGGGAAGGGAATGTTGATGAAGAGGAGGAGAGAATTTGGGCTTATAATGGGGAGAATCGAGAGGAAaccgaaggagaagaagaagaagatgatgatgatgaagaagaagaagaagaggaagaggactCCAAAGGAGAACAAGAGAGAGACAATTTATTTGATGAAGAAAGGACAAAACTTGATGAGGGTTTCTTCGAAATCGAGGCTATTCGTCGAAAACGAGTTCGTAAG GGTCAGTTGCAGTATCTTATTAAATG GCGAGGATGGCCTGAAACAGCCAACACCTGGGAGCCTCTGGAGAATTTGCAGTCATGTGCTGATGTCATTGATGCATTTGAAGAGAG CTTGCAATCTGGCAAATCTTTCCGAAAACGGAAACGCAAGCATGGGGGTCCTCATACTCAGTCAAAGAAGAAGCAATCACGTTCCTCTACTTCCTACAATGTATTGGATGTTGAAATAAGTATTGCGGATAAACATCTCCCTTCTGCTCCTCTTAGTAGCTCATTGCTTGGTGATCTACCTTCACCCCTTCAATTCATCAGCTCAGATCCTGGAGGAGAGAGTAATGGAGAAGCGAACAATGTCAAAACATTCAAGCAAATCGATGAGAATGGATCCATGAATGGTTCAAAGCATATTTTTCCAAGGAAAGAGGATAATGAATATGATCCAAAGCTTAGCGAACTTAGAGGAACAATTCCTAACATTGATGTAAACACGAATAATCTCGCAATACATTTCCATGAAGAAAAGACTTTAGAAGGTAATGGTCTGGCAAATGGGCTTCCCAAGGTTGATTATGATCCTGTTCAGAACAGTCAACGCACAGGTGCTAGGAAAAGAAAGTCTGGTTCTGTGAAGAGGTTCAAAAAGGACTCTGTCAAGCCAGCTTTTTTACATAATTCATCTGCAAATTTCTCAGTTGGCTCTACTGGTGGAGTTGCACAACTAGGGATTGAAAATCCTAGCTTAACTTGGGGTAATTCAAGTCACATGCCCACGGCAGAAAATACCATTAATGCATTAGCTATCACCAAGATCCTCAAGCCTACAGGCTTTTCAGCTTCTGTGTCTGACAATGTCCAGGATGTGCTTATAACCTTTCGCGCGTTAAG GTCTGATGGACAAGAAGTAACAGTGGATAACAGGTTTCTCAAGGCTAATAATCCACATCTG TTAATCAACTTTTATGAGCAACATCTCAAATACAGTACATGA